The following coding sequences lie in one Paramisgurnus dabryanus chromosome 16, PD_genome_1.1, whole genome shotgun sequence genomic window:
- the LOC135748347 gene encoding heterogeneous nuclear ribonucleoprotein U-like protein 2 isoform X2, translating to MLLAEVKKLKVAELRAMLTERGLDPKGLKAELVGRLISAIEAGVEPIKSGNEGGDVCETIDQTSETPAEEQQKERRVKAQSPVCTIPSSQSMHTYTDQSTQTEPYQLCSCAVTSYTPQQQTSRNSEDIIKDLHQQTKGVQQQSADPVDPVALATAAAVDQDAVSECSSTVFANPVSDGPLLNIQTDEPETVDTTLEDREGMKRLNGERGRDFYEFKEEVHYNRAKTPEPLLDTGDESEIDFEDIRLDSYNCDLHFEVSSDGSSGQPLLWEKFPLLWSGCRLTHGFCQGKVGFEAKFVKCLSTPALDTSYVSDLHMLRVGWSVDNTSFQLGEVELSYGLDGRGKIVTKGQEEEFGEPFSEGDIIGCFADISERGEVSLSFHKNGRFLGAPFQVTASALKGQALYPHVLCKNCSVSVNLDPDSTWHPFPPGFCTLTSLPPGQRTRALLPPASRSDCEVLLMVGMPGSGKTHWAQSHIAQNPRKRYNLLSTNSVLDCMRMQPGGSHRDLMLQQATQCVSHLIRIAANKRRNYIIDQVNIYPSAQRHKMMCFHGYHRKAVVVCPEDAVWKRRLVQHRKEEGMEIPEISLLKAKASFTLPQQDDEYLDEVMFVELCSDEASKLLTLYKEEARKLLPTPPKRKKHRHGSQKRLVHHCGWRGGPYRCQSHNRCLLEKNSWHQPSSGQSYGCSSDPQRYRKYYRPYTGQWCDQTQDYYSSLNYGCST from the exons ATGTTGCTGGCGGAAGTGAAAAAGCTAAAAGTGGCCGAATTGCGTGCCATGTTAACCGAGCGAGGTCTCGACCCAAAAGGCCTGAAGGCCGAGCTGGTAGGTCGGCTCATATCGGCGATTGAAGCTGGCGTTGAGCCCATTAAAAGTGGAAATGAAGGAGGAGATGTATGTGAGACGATTGATCAAACGAGTGAAACGCCTGCAGAGGAGCAACAAAAAGAGAGGCGCGTTAAAGCGCAGTCTCCAGTATGCACTATTCCCTCCAGCCAGAGTATGCATACTTACACTGATCAGAGTACACAAACCGAGCCGTATCAACTGTGTTCGTGCGCTGTCACGAGTTACACACCGCAGCAGCAGACCTCTAGGAACTCGGAGGACATTATAAAAGATCTACATCAACAAACAAAGGGCGTACAACAGCAGTCAGCCGATCCCGTGGATCCTGTCGCCTTGGCAACCGCTGCTGCAGTGGACCAGGATGCTGTGTCAGAATGCTCATCAACAGTCTTTGCAAATCCAGTGTCAGATGGACCAC TGCTCAATATACAGACAGATGAACCTGAGACTGTGGATACCACCCTGGAGGATAGAGAAGGAATGAAGAGGCTTAATGGCGAAAGAGGCAGAGATTTTTATGAGTTTAAAGAGGAAGTTCATTACAACAG AGCTAAGACACCAGAGCCTCTGCTGGACACTGGAGATGAATCTGAAATAGACTTTGAGGATATTAGACTGGATTCCT ATAACTGTGACCTGCATTTCGAAGTGAGTTCTGATGGAAGCAGTGGACAGCCTTTGCTCTGGGAGAAATTCCCTCTGCTTTGGTCTGGGTGTAGATTGACCCATGGATTTTGTCAAGGAAAGGTCGGATTCGAAGCCAAG TTTGTGAAGTGTCTGTCGACGCCTGCATTAGACACGAGTTATGTCTCCGACCTGCACATGCTCAGAGTGGGTTGGTCTGTGGACAACACAAGCTTTCAGTTag GAGAAGTAGAGCTTTCGTATGGTTTGGATGGGCGTGGCAAGATAGTAACAAAGGGACAGGAGGAGGAGTTTGGTGAACCCTTCTCAGAAGGGGACATCATTGGGTGTTTCGCT GACATCAGTGAACGAGGAGAAGTGTCACTTTCATTTCACAAAAACGGACGTTTTCTTGGAGCGCCGTTTCAGGTGACCGCGTCCGCTCTAAAAGGTCAAGCTCTCTATCCTCATGTACTTTGCAAAAACTGCTCAGTATCGGTTAATCTCGACCCAGATAGTACCTGGCATCCATTCCCTCCGGGTTTCTGCACGCTGACCTCACTTCCTCCTGGTCAGAGGACTCGCGCTCTTTTACCGCCAGCGTCAAGAAGTGACTGTGAG GTGTTGTTGATGGTTGGTATGCCAGGTTCTGGGAAGACCCACTGGGCTCAGTCTCATATTGCTCAGAATCCACGGAAACGTTATAATCTTCTAAGTACAAACTCTGTATTGGACTGCATGAGG ATGCAACCTGGAGGCAGTCATAGAGATCTGATGTTACAGCAAGCCACTCAATGTGTCAGTCATCTGATCAGAATAGCTGCAAACAAACGGAGGAACTACATCATTGACCAG GTCAACATCTATCCATCTGCCCAGCGACACAAAATGATGTGTTTCCATGGTTACCATCGAAAAGCAGTGGTGGTTTGCCCAGAAGATGCGGTGTGGAAGAGACGTCTCGTACAGCACCGGAAGGAGGAAGGCATGGAAATTCCAGAAATATCCCTTTTGAAAGCCAAAG CGAGCTTCACGCTGCCACAGCAGGATGATGAGTATTTGGATGAAGTGATGTTTGTGGAGCTCTGCTCGGACGAGGCCTCGAAGCTCCTGACACTGTATAAAGAAGAAGCACGGAAACTTCTACCCACACCTCCGAAACgcaaaaaacacagacatggaaGTCAGAAGCGCCTCGTACATCATTGTG GATGGAGAGGAGGTCCATATAGGTGTCAATCACATAACCGTTGCTTACTAGagaaaaat agttgGCATCAGCCTTCCTCTGGTCAGTCTTACGGGTGCAGCAGTGACCCACAGAGATACAGGAAGTATTACAGACCCTACACTGGACAG TGGTGTGACCAAACCCAGGATTATTACAGCAGCTTGAATTATGGTTGTTCAACTTGA
- the LOC135748347 gene encoding heterogeneous nuclear ribonucleoprotein U-like protein 1 isoform X3 — translation MLLAEVKKLKVAELRAMLTERGLDPKGLKAELVGRLISAIEAGVEPIKSGNEGGDVCETIDQTSETPAEEQQKERRVKAQSPVCTIPSSQSMHTYTDQSTQTEPYQLCSCAVTSYTPQQQTSRNSEDIIKDLHQQTKGVQQQSADPVDPVALATAAAVDQDAVSECSSTVFANPVSDGPREQDHLLNIQTDEPETVDTTLEDREGMKRLNGERGRDFYEFKEEVHYNRAKTPEPLLDTGDESEIDFEDIRLDSYNCDLHFEVSSDGSSGQPLLWEKFPLLWSGCRLTHGFCQGKVGFEAKFVKCLSTPALDTSYVSDLHMLRVGWSVDNTSFQLGEVELSYGLDGRGKIVTKGQEEEFGEPFSEGDIIGCFADISERGEVSLSFHKNGRFLGAPFQVTASALKGQALYPHVLCKNCSVSVNLDPDSTWHPFPPGFCTLTSLPPGQRTRALLPPASRSDCEVLLMVGMPGSGKTHWAQSHIAQNPRKRYNLLSTNSVLDCMRMQPGGSHRDLMLQQATQCVSHLIRIAANKRRNYIIDQVNIYPSAQRHKMMCFHGYHRKAVVVCPEDAVWKRRLVQHRKEEGMEIPEISLLKAKASFTLPQQDDEYLDEVMFVELCSDEASKLLTLYKEEARKLLPTPPKRKKHRHGSQKRLVHHCELASAFLWSVLRVQQ, via the exons ATGTTGCTGGCGGAAGTGAAAAAGCTAAAAGTGGCCGAATTGCGTGCCATGTTAACCGAGCGAGGTCTCGACCCAAAAGGCCTGAAGGCCGAGCTGGTAGGTCGGCTCATATCGGCGATTGAAGCTGGCGTTGAGCCCATTAAAAGTGGAAATGAAGGAGGAGATGTATGTGAGACGATTGATCAAACGAGTGAAACGCCTGCAGAGGAGCAACAAAAAGAGAGGCGCGTTAAAGCGCAGTCTCCAGTATGCACTATTCCCTCCAGCCAGAGTATGCATACTTACACTGATCAGAGTACACAAACCGAGCCGTATCAACTGTGTTCGTGCGCTGTCACGAGTTACACACCGCAGCAGCAGACCTCTAGGAACTCGGAGGACATTATAAAAGATCTACATCAACAAACAAAGGGCGTACAACAGCAGTCAGCCGATCCCGTGGATCCTGTCGCCTTGGCAACCGCTGCTGCAGTGGACCAGGATGCTGTGTCAGAATGCTCATCAACAGTCTTTGCAAATCCAGTGTCAGATGGACCACGTGAGCAAGATCACT TGCTCAATATACAGACAGATGAACCTGAGACTGTGGATACCACCCTGGAGGATAGAGAAGGAATGAAGAGGCTTAATGGCGAAAGAGGCAGAGATTTTTATGAGTTTAAAGAGGAAGTTCATTACAACAG AGCTAAGACACCAGAGCCTCTGCTGGACACTGGAGATGAATCTGAAATAGACTTTGAGGATATTAGACTGGATTCCT ATAACTGTGACCTGCATTTCGAAGTGAGTTCTGATGGAAGCAGTGGACAGCCTTTGCTCTGGGAGAAATTCCCTCTGCTTTGGTCTGGGTGTAGATTGACCCATGGATTTTGTCAAGGAAAGGTCGGATTCGAAGCCAAG TTTGTGAAGTGTCTGTCGACGCCTGCATTAGACACGAGTTATGTCTCCGACCTGCACATGCTCAGAGTGGGTTGGTCTGTGGACAACACAAGCTTTCAGTTag GAGAAGTAGAGCTTTCGTATGGTTTGGATGGGCGTGGCAAGATAGTAACAAAGGGACAGGAGGAGGAGTTTGGTGAACCCTTCTCAGAAGGGGACATCATTGGGTGTTTCGCT GACATCAGTGAACGAGGAGAAGTGTCACTTTCATTTCACAAAAACGGACGTTTTCTTGGAGCGCCGTTTCAGGTGACCGCGTCCGCTCTAAAAGGTCAAGCTCTCTATCCTCATGTACTTTGCAAAAACTGCTCAGTATCGGTTAATCTCGACCCAGATAGTACCTGGCATCCATTCCCTCCGGGTTTCTGCACGCTGACCTCACTTCCTCCTGGTCAGAGGACTCGCGCTCTTTTACCGCCAGCGTCAAGAAGTGACTGTGAG GTGTTGTTGATGGTTGGTATGCCAGGTTCTGGGAAGACCCACTGGGCTCAGTCTCATATTGCTCAGAATCCACGGAAACGTTATAATCTTCTAAGTACAAACTCTGTATTGGACTGCATGAGG ATGCAACCTGGAGGCAGTCATAGAGATCTGATGTTACAGCAAGCCACTCAATGTGTCAGTCATCTGATCAGAATAGCTGCAAACAAACGGAGGAACTACATCATTGACCAG GTCAACATCTATCCATCTGCCCAGCGACACAAAATGATGTGTTTCCATGGTTACCATCGAAAAGCAGTGGTGGTTTGCCCAGAAGATGCGGTGTGGAAGAGACGTCTCGTACAGCACCGGAAGGAGGAAGGCATGGAAATTCCAGAAATATCCCTTTTGAAAGCCAAAG CGAGCTTCACGCTGCCACAGCAGGATGATGAGTATTTGGATGAAGTGATGTTTGTGGAGCTCTGCTCGGACGAGGCCTCGAAGCTCCTGACACTGTATAAAGAAGAAGCACGGAAACTTCTACCCACACCTCCGAAACgcaaaaaacacagacatggaaGTCAGAAGCGCCTCGTACATCATTGTG agttgGCATCAGCCTTCCTCTGGTCAGTCTTACGGGTGCAGCAGTGA
- the LOC135748347 gene encoding heterogeneous nuclear ribonucleoprotein U-like protein 2 isoform X1, producing the protein MLLAEVKKLKVAELRAMLTERGLDPKGLKAELVGRLISAIEAGVEPIKSGNEGGDVCETIDQTSETPAEEQQKERRVKAQSPVCTIPSSQSMHTYTDQSTQTEPYQLCSCAVTSYTPQQQTSRNSEDIIKDLHQQTKGVQQQSADPVDPVALATAAAVDQDAVSECSSTVFANPVSDGPREQDHLLNIQTDEPETVDTTLEDREGMKRLNGERGRDFYEFKEEVHYNRAKTPEPLLDTGDESEIDFEDIRLDSYNCDLHFEVSSDGSSGQPLLWEKFPLLWSGCRLTHGFCQGKVGFEAKFVKCLSTPALDTSYVSDLHMLRVGWSVDNTSFQLGEVELSYGLDGRGKIVTKGQEEEFGEPFSEGDIIGCFADISERGEVSLSFHKNGRFLGAPFQVTASALKGQALYPHVLCKNCSVSVNLDPDSTWHPFPPGFCTLTSLPPGQRTRALLPPASRSDCEVLLMVGMPGSGKTHWAQSHIAQNPRKRYNLLSTNSVLDCMRMQPGGSHRDLMLQQATQCVSHLIRIAANKRRNYIIDQVNIYPSAQRHKMMCFHGYHRKAVVVCPEDAVWKRRLVQHRKEEGMEIPEISLLKAKASFTLPQQDDEYLDEVMFVELCSDEASKLLTLYKEEARKLLPTPPKRKKHRHGSQKRLVHHCGWRGGPYRCQSHNRCLLEKNSWHQPSSGQSYGCSSDPQRYRKYYRPYTGQWCDQTQDYYSSLNYGCST; encoded by the exons ATGTTGCTGGCGGAAGTGAAAAAGCTAAAAGTGGCCGAATTGCGTGCCATGTTAACCGAGCGAGGTCTCGACCCAAAAGGCCTGAAGGCCGAGCTGGTAGGTCGGCTCATATCGGCGATTGAAGCTGGCGTTGAGCCCATTAAAAGTGGAAATGAAGGAGGAGATGTATGTGAGACGATTGATCAAACGAGTGAAACGCCTGCAGAGGAGCAACAAAAAGAGAGGCGCGTTAAAGCGCAGTCTCCAGTATGCACTATTCCCTCCAGCCAGAGTATGCATACTTACACTGATCAGAGTACACAAACCGAGCCGTATCAACTGTGTTCGTGCGCTGTCACGAGTTACACACCGCAGCAGCAGACCTCTAGGAACTCGGAGGACATTATAAAAGATCTACATCAACAAACAAAGGGCGTACAACAGCAGTCAGCCGATCCCGTGGATCCTGTCGCCTTGGCAACCGCTGCTGCAGTGGACCAGGATGCTGTGTCAGAATGCTCATCAACAGTCTTTGCAAATCCAGTGTCAGATGGACCACGTGAGCAAGATCACT TGCTCAATATACAGACAGATGAACCTGAGACTGTGGATACCACCCTGGAGGATAGAGAAGGAATGAAGAGGCTTAATGGCGAAAGAGGCAGAGATTTTTATGAGTTTAAAGAGGAAGTTCATTACAACAG AGCTAAGACACCAGAGCCTCTGCTGGACACTGGAGATGAATCTGAAATAGACTTTGAGGATATTAGACTGGATTCCT ATAACTGTGACCTGCATTTCGAAGTGAGTTCTGATGGAAGCAGTGGACAGCCTTTGCTCTGGGAGAAATTCCCTCTGCTTTGGTCTGGGTGTAGATTGACCCATGGATTTTGTCAAGGAAAGGTCGGATTCGAAGCCAAG TTTGTGAAGTGTCTGTCGACGCCTGCATTAGACACGAGTTATGTCTCCGACCTGCACATGCTCAGAGTGGGTTGGTCTGTGGACAACACAAGCTTTCAGTTag GAGAAGTAGAGCTTTCGTATGGTTTGGATGGGCGTGGCAAGATAGTAACAAAGGGACAGGAGGAGGAGTTTGGTGAACCCTTCTCAGAAGGGGACATCATTGGGTGTTTCGCT GACATCAGTGAACGAGGAGAAGTGTCACTTTCATTTCACAAAAACGGACGTTTTCTTGGAGCGCCGTTTCAGGTGACCGCGTCCGCTCTAAAAGGTCAAGCTCTCTATCCTCATGTACTTTGCAAAAACTGCTCAGTATCGGTTAATCTCGACCCAGATAGTACCTGGCATCCATTCCCTCCGGGTTTCTGCACGCTGACCTCACTTCCTCCTGGTCAGAGGACTCGCGCTCTTTTACCGCCAGCGTCAAGAAGTGACTGTGAG GTGTTGTTGATGGTTGGTATGCCAGGTTCTGGGAAGACCCACTGGGCTCAGTCTCATATTGCTCAGAATCCACGGAAACGTTATAATCTTCTAAGTACAAACTCTGTATTGGACTGCATGAGG ATGCAACCTGGAGGCAGTCATAGAGATCTGATGTTACAGCAAGCCACTCAATGTGTCAGTCATCTGATCAGAATAGCTGCAAACAAACGGAGGAACTACATCATTGACCAG GTCAACATCTATCCATCTGCCCAGCGACACAAAATGATGTGTTTCCATGGTTACCATCGAAAAGCAGTGGTGGTTTGCCCAGAAGATGCGGTGTGGAAGAGACGTCTCGTACAGCACCGGAAGGAGGAAGGCATGGAAATTCCAGAAATATCCCTTTTGAAAGCCAAAG CGAGCTTCACGCTGCCACAGCAGGATGATGAGTATTTGGATGAAGTGATGTTTGTGGAGCTCTGCTCGGACGAGGCCTCGAAGCTCCTGACACTGTATAAAGAAGAAGCACGGAAACTTCTACCCACACCTCCGAAACgcaaaaaacacagacatggaaGTCAGAAGCGCCTCGTACATCATTGTG GATGGAGAGGAGGTCCATATAGGTGTCAATCACATAACCGTTGCTTACTAGagaaaaat agttgGCATCAGCCTTCCTCTGGTCAGTCTTACGGGTGCAGCAGTGACCCACAGAGATACAGGAAGTATTACAGACCCTACACTGGACAG TGGTGTGACCAAACCCAGGATTATTACAGCAGCTTGAATTATGGTTGTTCAACTTGA
- the nudt22 gene encoding uridine diphosphate glucose pyrophosphatase NUDT22: MDSEVSLMLHCAPLQALGEHQTHVEISERFNRQSFPEIEEHIEAAWNERVIKDPWLFNGAKFRLHSAVLSTKPHPTNSTEQSHRHQCTSLAKGDQAGRNPGEGERFENGDGGETTDKHRPSDKVTKDEQSCILKLQLGVTCYKDYIGTNWSQNVENLLRRGETEFADPQAFLAQPLGVGAVMATSDGEVVLLRRSQKVAEATGLLDIPGGHPEPKMVCQEVSEDLIRVDLLQGKERAIVSEIFSSVCAEITDEVNVPLNSLSKPLLLGIALNHTSACRPSAEFFVQCSLTTSEVRDYYRQGGPEAHETTDILFLSRAEMLQLNESSPLWSEMCPSAKGAVLLYQRVMPDH; encoded by the exons ATGGATTCAGAGGTATCTCTCATGCTTCACTGTGCTCCATTACAGGCTCTTGGAGAACATCAAACACATGTAGAAATTTCAGAAAG ATTCAATCGTCAAAGCTTTCCAGAGATCGAGGAGCACATTGAAGCCGCATGGAATGAAAGAGTGATCAAAGACCCTTGGCTCTTTAATGGGGCTAAATTCAGATTGCATTCAGCAGTGCTCTCCACCAAACCTCACCCGACCAACAGCACTGAACAGTCACACAGGCATCAATGCACCAGCTTGGCAAAAGGAGACCAGGCTGGTCGCAACCCTGGTGAAGGAGAGAGATTCGAAAACGGCGATGGTGGAGAGACCACTGATAAACATAGACCTTCAGACAAAGTTACAAAGGATGAGCAGTCATGTATCCTAAAATTACAGTTGGGCGTGACTTGCTATAAAGACTACATTGGTACAAATTGGTCACAAAATGTGGAAAACCTCCTGAGACGTGGTGAAACTGAATTCGCCGATCCTCAGGCCTTCCTCGCGCAGCCTTTAGGGGTTGGTGCTGTCATGGCAACCTCAGATGGAGAGGTTGTCCTGTTGAGGAGAAGTCAGAAGGTGGCAGAAGCAACAGGTCTTTTGGACATACCAGGCGGTCACCCAGAACCAAAG ATGGTGTGTCAGGAGGTCAGTGAGGATTTGATACGTGTTGACCTTCTTCAGGGTAAGGAGAGAGCCATTGTATCAGAGATCTTCTCCTCTGTGTGTGCAGAGATCACCGATGAG gtgaatgtTCCTCTTAATTCCCTAAGCAAACCATTGTTATTAGGAATAGCACTAAATCACACTAGTGCATGTCGACCCAGTgcagagttttttgttca GTGCTCTTTGACAACATCGGAAGTGAGAGATTACTATAGACAAGGAGGACCTGAGGCCCATGAAACCACTGATATTCTGTTTTTAAGTCGAGCG GAGATGCTACAGTTAAACGAGAGCTCCCCTCTGTGGTCAGAGATGTGTCCTTCAGCGAAAGGTGCAGTGCTGTTGTATCAGAGAGTGATGCCTGATCACTAA
- the smyd5 gene encoding protein-lysine N-trimethyltransferase SMYD5, giving the protein MAAPIDDMFSLCADPAKTSNCVEIRFIDNIKGKGLYAKKAFKKGDTIFIEQPLVAAQFLWNAFYKYRACEYCLRALETAEENARRLSGLPALSLPHPELCKVRPDQHKACPQCQVMYCSNECRQSAWDQYHKVLCLGPSHDDPEHPINQLQEAWRSTHYPPETSSIMLMARMVATIKQAKDKKHWQRLFSNFCSRTANEEEEIVHKLLGEKFQGQLALLHNLFTTALRDDGLSQWFTPEGFRSLFSLVGTNGQGIGTSSLSQWVHACDALELPSQQRAQLDAFIDQLYKDIDKETGDFLNCDGSGLFLLQSSCNHSCVPNAEASFPDNNFLLHLNALSDISPGEEICISYLDCCQRDRSRHSRHKILRENYLFICSCQKCIAQIDDADMTSDDEEEVEGEGETEGDDMEDEMTDV; this is encoded by the exons ATGGCGGCCCCCATAGATGACATGTTTTCTTTATGCGCGGATCCTGCAAAAACTAGTAATTGCGTGGAAATCCGATTTATCGATAATATCAAG GGAAAAGGATTATACGCCAAGAAAGCGTTTAAAAAGGGTGATACCATTTTTATTGAGCAACCTCTTGTTGCAGCCCAGTTCTTGTGGAATGCCTTTTACAAATACAGAG CATGTGAATATTGTCTCCGTGCTCTGGAGACAGCAGAAGAGAATGCCAGAAGGTTAAGTGGTCTGCCAGCTCTCAGCTTGCCCCATCCTGAGCTGTGTAAGGTCCGACCTGACCAACACAAGGCCTGTCCGCAATGTCAG GTGATGTACTGTAGTAATGAGTGCCGACAATCTGCATGGGATCAGTATCACAAAGTCCTGTGCCTTGGCCCTTCCCATGATGACCCAGAGCATCCAATCAACCAGCTACAGGAAGCATGGAG GAGTACGCACTATCCTCCGGAAACCTCCAGTATTATGCTAATGGCCAGGATGGTGGCTACCATCAAGCAG gctAAAGATAAGAAACACTGGCAAAGGCTCTTCTCTAATTTCTGTAGCCGTACGGCCAATGAAGAAGAGGAAATAGTTCATAAACTGTTAGGGGAGAAGTTTCAG GGTCAGCTGGCCTTGCTCCATAATCTGTTTACCACGGCTCTTCGTGATGACGGTCTCAGTCAG TGGTTTACACCTGAGGGATTTCGCTCGCTGTTTTCACTTGTTGGTACCAACGGACAGGGTATTGGTACCAG TTCTCTCAGTCAGTGGGTTCATGCATGTGATGCACTGGAGCTTCCCAGCCAACAGAGGGCGCAACTAGATGCTTTTATTGACCAGTTGTACAAGGACATTGACAAAG AAACTGGTGATTTCCTCAACTGTGATGGTTCAGGACTGTTTTTGCTACAAAGCTCTT GTAACCACAGCTGTGTTCCCAATGCAGAGGCATCATTTCCTGACAACAACTTCCTTCTTCACTTAAATGCCCTAAGTGACATTAGCCCTGGAGAG GAAATCTGTATCAGCTACCTGGACTGCTGCCAACGAGACCGGAGTCGTCATAGCCGGCACAAGATCTTGAG GGAGAATTACTTATTCATCTGTTCCTGTCAGAAGTGCATTGCCCAGATAGATGATGCGGATATGACATCAGACGATGAAGAGGAAGTTGAAGGAGAGGGTGAGACGGAGGGAGACGACATGGAGGATGAAATGACTGACGTGTGA